In one Zonotrichia albicollis isolate bZonAlb1 chromosome 14, bZonAlb1.hap1, whole genome shotgun sequence genomic region, the following are encoded:
- the AMOT gene encoding angiomotin has protein sequence MRNSEEQAATTVLQRLLQEQLRYGNPNDNRNLLALHQQATGNAPPFSSTGSPASQNEGLSSQEHQLVTHAARQEPQGQEIQVDNSIMEKQLSPRLQNSEDLPTYEEAKVQSQYFRGQPHASVGAAFYVTGVTNQKMRTEGRPTVQRVSPGKVHQDEGLKDLKQGHVRSLSERLMQLSLATSGVKAHAPVTSAPLSPLSPLSPQQSSDPYKNSGSNEFYKNSVQPPSQPSIKGMEQRGPPPEYPYKNVSTPSMNCKPQDSGHFYSEHRMSQQGRSDGPMMRYQHPPEYGSVRQNPDVQLQLQQRPPHHHSPTSSLTSLGSLTLLQSPPPSRLSPSQHQQPLTPSQADPGALPRPQQPFLSNPVQQGDLYRLCQPFLGPQQQQQGDSYSMRAQQIPSPYQQVQVDPFAIVSRAQQMVEILSEENRSLRQELDGCYEKVARLQKLETEIQQVSEAYKNLEKSSSKRDALEKAMRNKLEGEIRRLHDFNRDLRERMETANKQLAEKEFEGSEDNRKTISQLFAQNKETQREKEKLEIELAAARSTNEDQRRHIEIRDQALNNAQAKVVKLEEELKKKQVYVEKVEKMQQALVQLQAACEKREQLEHRLRTRLERELESLRMQQRQGTSQAANVSEYNATALMELLREKEERILALEADMTKWEQKYLEESVMRQFALDAAATVAAQRDTTVINHSPNPSYDTSLEARIQKEEEEILLANRRCLDMEGRIKTLHAQIIEKDAMIKVLQQRSRKEPGKTEQLSSMRPAKSLMSISNAGSGLLSHSSTLSSTPILEEKREDKSWKGSLGVLLGTEYRSESIPSTPSPVLPSTPLLSAHSKTGSRDCSTQTDRGSEQGKAAPSPAAPTPARLPSTNLSYSAEKTDGPLFHSSTLERKAPVQTVGQDLPDGEMVEYLI, from the exons AGCAAGCAGCTACGACAGTTTTACAGcgcctgctgcaggagcagctccgaTACGGGAACCCAAATGACAACCGCAACCTTCTGGCCTTACACCAGCAAGCCACAGGCAATGCCCCCCCTTTCAGCAGCACCGGCAGCCCGGCCTCTCAGAACGAAGggctgagctcccaggagcACCAGCTGGTCACTCATGCTGCCCGccaggagccccagggccaggagATACAGGTGGACAACAGCATCATGGAGAAGCAGCTCTCCCCACGCCTCCAGAACAGCGAGGACCTGCCGACCTACGAGGAGGCCAAGGTGCAGTCGCAGTATTTCCGGGGCCAGCCGCACGCCAGCGTCGGGGCCGCCTTCTACGTCACGGGCGTCACCAACCAGAAGATGAGGACTGAGGGGAGGCCCACGGTGCAGAGGGTGAGCCCGGGGAAGGTGCACCAGGACGAGGGGCTGAAGGACCTCAAGCAGGGCCACGTGCGCTCCCTGAGCGAGCGGCTGATGCAGCTGTCCCTGGCCACCAGCGGCGTCAAGGCCCACGCGCCCGTCACCAGCGCGCCGCtctccccgctgtccccgctctCTCCCCAGCAGTCCAGCGACCCTTACAAAAATTCTGGCTCCAATGAGTTCTACAAGAACTCGGTGCAgcccccttcccagcccagcatcaaAGGAATGGAGCAGCGGGGGCCTCCCCCAGAGTACCCTTACAAAAACGTGTCCACCCCGTCTATGAACTGCAAGCCTCAGGACTCGGGGCATTTCTATAGTGAGCATCGCATGAGCCAGCAGGGAAGATCTGATGGGCCCATGATGAGGTATCAGCATCCCCCTGAGTATGGCTCAGTCAG GCAGAACCCAGATGTGCAGCTGCAGTTACAACAGAGACCACCTCACCACCACAGCCCAACCTCTTCCTTGACATCCCTGGGATCTTTGACTTTGCTCCAGTCTCCTCCACCCTCTaggctgtccccatcccagcaccagCAACCTCTGACTCCCAGCCAGGCAGACCCTGGCGctctgccccggccccagcagcctttcctgtcCAACCCAGTGCAGCAGGGGGATCTGTACCGACTgtgccagcccttcctgggcccccagcagcagcagcaaggagacTCCTACTCCATGAGAGCCCAGCAGATCCCTTCCCCCTACCAGCAGGTGCAAGTGGATCCTTTTGCCATCGTGTCCAGGGCCCAGCAAATGGTGGAAATCCTGTCTGAGGAGAACCGGTCCCTGCGGCAGGAGCTCGATGGGTGCTATGAGAAGGTGGCCCGGCTGCAGAAG CTGGAAACAGAAATTCAGCAAGTTTCAGAGGCCTACAAAAACCTGGAGAAATCATCCTCTAAGCGGGATGCCCTGGAAAAAGCCATGAGAAACAAACTGGAAGGAGAAATTCGTAGGCTTCATGATTTCAACAGGGATCTAAGAG AACGCATGGAGACAGCCAACAAGCAGCTGGCAGAGAAGGAGTTTGAGGGCTCTGAAGACAATCGGAAAACCATCTCCCAGCTCTTTGCACAAA ACAAGgaaacacagagggaaaaagagaaactgGAAAtagagctggctgctgcccgctCCACCAACGAGGACCAGCGGAGACACATCGAGATCCGAGACCAGGCCCTGAACAACGCTCAGGCCAAGGTGGTGAAACTGGAGGAGGAG CTGAAGAAGAAGCAGGTCTATGTTGAGAAGGTGGAGAAGATGCAGCAGGCCTTGGTTCAGCTGCAGGCAGCGTGTGAGaagagggagcagctggagcaccGGCTGCGCACCCGGCTGGAGAGGGAGCTGGAATCTCTCCGCATGCAGCAG CGCCAGGGCACATCTCAGGCTGCCAATGTCTCAGAGTACAACGCCACAGCGCTGATGGAGCTCCTGCGTGAGAAGGAGGAGAGGATCCTTGCTCTGGAAGCTGACATGACCAAGTGGGAACAGAAATACCTGGAGGAAAGTGTGATGAGACAGTTTGCTTTGGATGCAGCTGCGACTGTGGCTGCTCAGAG GGACACCACGGTGATCAACCACTCGCCCAACCCCAGCTATGACACCTCCCTGGAAGCTCGCAtccagaaggaggaggaggagatccTGCTGGCCAACAGGAGATGTCTGGACATGGAGGGAAG GATTAAGACCCTGCATGCCCAGATCATCGAGAAGGACGCCATGATCAAAGTGCTGCAGCAGCGCTCCCGCAAGGAGCCTGGCAagacagagcagctctcctcCATGAGACCTGCCAAGTCCCTCATGTCCATCTCCAACGCTGGCTCAGGCTTGCTGTCCCACTCCTCAACCCTGAGCAGCACCCCCATCCTGGAGGAGAAGAGGGAGGACAAGAGCTGGAAGGGCAGCCTGG GTGTTCTGCTGGGAACAGAATATCGCTCCGAATCCATCCCCTCCACCccttctcctgtcctgccctccACACCACTGCTGTCAGCCCACTCCAAGACAGGCAGCAGGGACTGCAGCACCCAGACAGACAGGGGCAGTGAGCAGGGcaaagctgctccttcccctgcagctcccaccccaGCACGACTCCCCAGCACCAACCTGAGCTACAGTGCAGAGAAAACAG ATGGGCCACTCTTCCACTCCAGCACTCTTGAAAGAAAAGCCCCTGTTCAGACTGTGGGGCAGGACCTCCCAGATGGAGAGATGGTAGAATACCTCATCTGA